In one Paracoccus everestensis genomic region, the following are encoded:
- a CDS encoding type II toxin-antitoxin system RatA family toxin — protein MPHHQDTRDLPYSARQMFDLVADIESYPQFLPWNSAARIRSRETRPDGAEEIAADLVISFKVFRERFGSRVVLWPADPATGALKIDTEYLDGPFKYMRSGWIFTDRPGGGCHVEFFVDFEFRNALLQRLIGVVFHEAMVRIVRAFESRAKVLYGAG, from the coding sequence TTGCCCCACCATCAGGATACCCGCGACCTTCCCTACAGCGCCCGGCAGATGTTCGACCTGGTTGCCGATATCGAAAGCTATCCCCAGTTCCTGCCCTGGAACAGCGCCGCCCGCATCCGGTCGCGCGAAACACGTCCCGACGGGGCCGAGGAAATCGCAGCCGACCTTGTGATCAGCTTCAAGGTGTTCCGCGAACGCTTTGGCAGCCGCGTGGTGCTGTGGCCCGCCGATCCCGCCACGGGTGCGCTGAAGATCGACACCGAATATCTGGACGGTCCGTTCAAATACATGCGCAGCGGCTGGATCTTCACCGACCGGCCCGGCGGCGGATGCCATGTCGAATTCTTCGTGGATTTCGAATTCCGCAATGCGCTTTTGCAAAGGCTGATCGGCGTGGTGTTCCACGAGGCCATGGTGCGGATCGTGCGCGCATTCGAGAGCAGGGCGAAGGTGCTTTACGGGGCGGGGTAG